A segment of the Gemmatimonas sp. genome:
TTCATTCCCTTCCTGCAGCAGGCGCGCGACGCCGTGGCGCAGTTCGTGGGCGCCAAGCCCACCGAGATCGTCCTGTCGCGCGGCGCCACCGAAGCGCTGCAGGCGCTCATCACGCAGTACAAGGGCGTGAAGGCGGGTGACACGGTCATGTACGCCGATCTGGACTACAACGCCATGCAGTGGGCCATGAACGCGCTGGCTGCCGCGCGCGGCGCCACGGTGGCCAGGCTCGCCATTCCGGAGCCCGCGACGCGTGAGAACATCCTCGCCGCGTACACCCGCGCGCTCGACGCACACCCGCGCACCAAGCTGCTGCTGCTCACGCACTGCAACAACAAGACGGGGCTCATCATCCCCGTGCAGGAGATCACCACGCTCGCCAAGGCGCGCGGCGCCGACGTGGTGGTGGATGCCGCGCACTCCTTCGGGCAGGTGCCACTCACCGTGAACGCGCTCGGCGCCGACTTCGTGGGGCTCAACCTGCACAAGTGGATCGGCGCGCCGGTGGGCGCGGGCGCCATGTACATCCGCGAGGGACACCTCGACGCCATCGACCGCATGCACGCCGACGAGGCGTTTCCCATGACGCGCATCGAGAGCCGGCTGCACACGGGCACCACCAGCTTCGCCACGGTCATGACGATCCCCGATGCGATCGCCTTTCAGCAGTCCCTGGGCATGCCGCAGAAGGCCGCCCGTCTGCGCTATCTGCGCGACCGCTGGGTGCGAGCCGTGCGCGACGTGCCGGGCGTGCACATTCTCACCCCCGATGATCCCGCACTCGTGGGCGCCATCACGGGCTTTCGCCTGCACGGGCGCGGCACCCGCGCCGCCAACGAAGCCGTGGCCAAGACCCTGCTCGACGAATTCGGCATCTTCACCTTCCAGCGCACCGGCCTCGCCAACGGCGATTGCGTGCGCGTGACCCCCACGCTCTTCAACACGCCCGCGCAGCTGGACACGCTGGCCGCGGCGTTACGCACGATGGCGGCGCGAGGGTAGGCCCCTACTTCTTCACCTGCACTTCCTGCATGCGGCGATTGGGCGACACGTAGGCGCTCACGAGGCTCTCGTGACCGTCCGCGTTCACCGCCGCCACGCCGAACACCCAGTCGTCGATCGACACGTTGGGGAGCATGAAGCGCGTGACGTTCCCCACGTACTGTGAGCGCTCCCAGTCATTGCTCCAGGTGTTGCGCCAGTACACGCGATAGCCCGCCGCCCCAGGCGACGCTTCCCATTGCAGCGCGGCGTCATAGCCGGTGGTGCCGCGGCTGATGGTGGGCGTACCGCCACCGGTCGTCACCTTGGGCGCCGGCGGCGCGAGCGCGAGCGACGCGGCCGCCGCCGCGTTCACGCGCGTGTTCTGCGCGAGGTACCGGAAGTCCATCCCCTCGGGCTTGTCCTCGGTGTTGTGCTGCCGCTGGTAGTTCTCGTTGGCTTCGCGGAACACCACCGCGGGGAAATCGAAGGCCGTGAACGACGAGTGATCGCTGCCGCGCCCGAAGCGGTCTTCCCGCGCCATGAGGCGGATGGTGTGCGAGGGCACATACACGCCGGCCACGCGCGCGATGTAACGCGCCAGCGAGCGGTTCATCGAGTCTTCCGGACCCAGTGAGTAGATGCGCACACTCTCCGCGTCGATGATGCCGTTGCCCCCGAGGCTGCTCCCCACGATATCGTTGTTGAAGTTCGCGGTGACCGTGCTCTTGGCGGCCGCGAGATTCTGTGCGTGCACCATGGCGCCAATGAGCCCCTGCTCCTCGCCCGCCCACGTGACGAAGACCAGCGTGGCATCGAACTCGAGCCCGCTGGTGGCGAAGGCACGCGCCAGCTCCATGGTGAGCGCCGTACCGCT
Coding sequences within it:
- a CDS encoding aminotransferase class V-fold PLP-dependent enzyme, producing MTQPRREFVKRAAAAGAAAVVVHSPVSAAAASAAALGETPDTPDAPPLAPHPGPLDQVAQDEAYWGKVAAQYPVTDAVINLEAGYFGIMAAPVLAAHHRHVDRVNRESSYFARRAFIPFLQQARDAVAQFVGAKPTEIVLSRGATEALQALITQYKGVKAGDTVMYADLDYNAMQWAMNALAAARGATVARLAIPEPATRENILAAYTRALDAHPRTKLLLLTHCNNKTGLIIPVQEITTLAKARGADVVVDAAHSFGQVPLTVNALGADFVGLNLHKWIGAPVGAGAMYIREGHLDAIDRMHADEAFPMTRIESRLHTGTTSFATVMTIPDAIAFQQSLGMPQKAARLRYLRDRWVRAVRDVPGVHILTPDDPALVGAITGFRLHGRGTRAANEAVAKTLLDEFGIFTFQRTGLANGDCVRVTPTLFNTPAQLDTLAAALRTMAARG
- a CDS encoding M20/M25/M40 family metallo-hydrolase, whose protein sequence is MSRVLAAAAGLLLTPSLASAQATAAQGAADPRITALVASVSPERLQATATKLASFGTRSTLSDTISTTRGIGAARRWIFDEFKRASPKLQVAFDRHMLTRQGRITREVELVNVVAILPGKSDRRIYISGHYDSVNPRGNAPNNPGAGAGARTGAAAGAAGGDAQMRAEMDHNADAPGANDDGSGTALTMELARAFATSGLEFDATLVFVTWAGEEQGLIGAMVHAQNLAAAKSTVTANFNNDIVGSSLGGNGIIDAESVRIYSLGPEDSMNRSLARYIARVAGVYVPSHTIRLMAREDRFGRGSDHSSFTAFDFPAVVFREANENYQRQHNTEDKPEGMDFRYLAQNTRVNAAAAASLALAPPAPKVTTGGGTPTISRGTTGYDAALQWEASPGAAGYRVYWRNTWSNDWERSQYVGNVTRFMLPNVSIDDWVFGVAAVNADGHESLVSAYVSPNRRMQEVQVKK